Proteins co-encoded in one Amia ocellicauda isolate fAmiCal2 chromosome 11, fAmiCal2.hap1, whole genome shotgun sequence genomic window:
- the LOC136762832 gene encoding uncharacterized protein C4orf54, whose protein sequence is MGNNDNTTEMFSSNVTGSRSKRTSIAERTSLCDIFGDESDTPVSLSSTAFIRKDLFEGCRVDDVICDSSGSYHTALCSEPAEQLSDTSENFEDSKEDLCPEDTEAKASVNDDSYAPRPMYITEKTLFAPVEDHSGFGSGNGTLISSSTLQLAGLVKPAKAQGSGTICESGWQKPCDLPATSGGTPCVTEASAVLGLISSSPVSRHLKSNPSLTGKDCSASCKQEQVQLSLTAKNRKMPVSSSTAVTDREPLLGMPGCCYSEDLFSCKQQQQTQQTQQEKTGTVRKNKTVSPSSHGTSVAHSRTPDCTSESSSMGSEFDEADNEVKWFTDLAFKSLSSPQADYLDIYNSSCRSSTNASQPSTEESYGANAWSAYADLQGLGRVDNDDVNLPLERFEMGNFECVDVALESKDEMKRGKRTVPKRQIQLKRRDTSESRASDSSDPNDCKLAYRTWSAERRAQDIFLRQHSTPAAIQDGQHPSEDVSDKNEKKQKLQKSVSLDETSSKAKFASCLIKNVLIKKMQYEHKLKQVQGTVRNVELPVQFSPSVASDKGLECPKSPPVTETSKFEISNLNYTSELKSDGLLSLRDLPLKPVLPGKLEVSNQNVTVPSSVTQHTTVNPKSHKKPFHKFSCNALENSMVKTPDLYSTNAGQGKRSELGIPYENQKSGEKHVRDEAKLVNSNPEKTQNDSADFVTVDMFENTSDIRLTSIQLSSTDKVKEYHTKQENCKSQNTINVFMSKTQDITLKPSSINEKMKTTLKVACLSPDIEDKEIPNSESLLHTSKDIKKDEYPGPAQLENRENNIKNKSKTPMHKVRDVRKLVKNTYNLSFKVPTIPPQEILLPEAEETPMLPTSPPPILTECKAVSRKDKLCLEDSFVSEKQAVTTAKMTPKALSDQTRGNYYVNISPKACETETVILEDTKQAPDTTHFTETTDAKDKTVKSFKSDEDQNSEAKSEATQKTELSDTSAKLRNKECEISTLLFVQDRSNENAPADCLPSSSSHSISIILKEKGFQADIGLCDVTSEERRSTPKHVNTLEVPLQTCVSEATDTEQEKKETLIQPDLLRPPQNASQTAPEDPLPEVSEASAEQQEYSLKCPQNSTPQSESSSDKKSSEDLLYTSDDPPSYDERESFSPLLLQDLPQGKSVIYNPTLPTCTCAAERCPGQVPLPSPLKPSDANAQEDTITVPPQQLPRPQVQDPARPVNFPAGSPQVRHTIPAPPAAFQPPPLASSHFPLQLRPEDRHARQRPEKRATHLKSPQLGGNPFLIHPASPKRVLEARPPYPCSPSGFMSPFDGECSGESLPYAENVANANVSCFQYNQSPRKVLLDPETGKYFYIEVPVQPLRKMLYDPETGQYVEVLIPQQALSHGGLYQSSASPYSSFMNPGMYGSPYMPYSGLSVTTHPPSAGSQPDLPNHMLFKNNSPFNGAVNQNLTKPDSQSNQTVDHTYLESMYYIPTGMTGSPSPAQPEFYQKLPSSSTGGGRRS, encoded by the coding sequence ATGGGAAACAATGACAACACAACCGAGATGTTCTCAAGCAATGTAACAGGCAGCAGGAGTAAAAGGACCTCTATTGCAGAGAGGACTTCGTTGTGTGATATTTTTGGGGATGAAAGTGACACCCCTGTATCCTTAAGCAGCACCGCCTTCATCAGGAAGGACCTATTTGAAGGCTGCAGGGTGGATGATGTGATCTGTGACTCGTCTGGTTCCTACCACACTGCCTTGTGCTCTGAGCCCGCAGAGCAGTTGAGCGACACCAGTGAGAATTTTGAGGATTCCAAAGAGGATCTCTGCCCAGAGGACACCGAAGCCAAAGCCTCTGTCAATGATGATAGCTATGCCCCACGGCCCATGTACATAACAGAAAAGACACTATTTGCTCCAGTAGAAGATCATAGTGGCTTTGGATCTGGAAATGGGACATTAATCTCCAGCTCCACTCTGCAGCTTGCTGGGCTGGTGAAACCAGCTAAGGCACAGGGCTCAGGAACCATTTGCGAATCAGGGTGGCAGAAACCATGTGATCTGCCTGCGACATCTGGGGGAACCCCCTGTGTGACGGAGGCCTCTGCAGTACTCGGCCTCATTAGCTCAAGTCCTGTCAGCAGACACCTCAAAAGCAATCCAAGCCTGACTGGAAAAGATTGCAGTGCCAGTTGCAAGCAGGAACAGGTTCAGCTGTCACTCACTGCCAAGAATAGAAAAATGCCTGTGAGTTCCAGCACAGCAGTCACAGACAGAGAGCCCCTGTTGGGAATGCCAGGGTGTTGTTATTCCGAGGATCTTTTTAGCtgcaagcagcagcagcagacacaGCAGACCCAGCAGGAAAAGACGGGAACTGTGAGAAAGAACAAGACAGTTTCTCCAAGCAGTCACGGCACTTCTGTTGCCCACAGCCGAACCCCGGACTGCACCAGTGAATCATCCAGCATGGGGAGTGAGTTTGACGAGGCTGACAATGAGGTGAAGTGGTTCACTGACTTGGCCTTCAAAAGCCTCTCCAGCCCTCAAGCTGACTACCTGGATATTTACAACTCCAGTTGCAGATCTTCCACCAATGCCTCTCAGCCCTCAACAGAAGAGAGTTATGGAGCCAACGCTTGGTCAGCATATGCGGATCTGCAGGGTTTGGGAAGAGTGGACAATGACGACGTCAATTTGCCGTTGGAGCGCTTTGAGATGGGTAACTTTGAATGCGTGGATGTGGCTCTGGAAAGCAAAGATGAAATGAAAAGAGGTAAGAGGACTGTGCCCAAGAGACAGATCCAACTTAAGAGACGTGACACGAGTGAATCCAGAGCCAGCGATTCTAGTGATCCAAATGATTGTAAGCTTGCATATAGGACATGGAGCGCTGAGAGACGAGCACAGGACATTTTCTTACGTCAACACAGCACCCCTGCCGCTATTCAGGATGGACAACACCCATCTGAGGATGTCTCAGACAAAAATGAGAAGAAGCAGAAACTGCAGAAATCTGTCTCTCTGGATGAGACTTCTAGTAAAGCCAAATTTGCATCTTGCCTCATAaagaatgttttaattaaaaaaatgcagtaTGAACATAAACTTAAACAGGTGCAAGGGACTGTTCGAAATGTGGAACTGCCTGTACAATTTAGTCCTTCAGTTGCAAGTGACAAAGGTTTAGAATGCCCAAAATCACCACCCGTCACTGAGACTTCTAAGTTTGAAATCTCAAATCTCAATTATACCTCTGAGTTGAAATCGGATGGCTTGTTATCATTAAGAGACCTACCACTGAAGCCTGTATTGCCTGGCAAACTGGAGGTGAGCAATCAGAATGTGACTGTACCCAGCAGTGTAACACAGCACACCACTGTCAACCCAAAGTCACACAAGAAGCCATTTCACAAATTCAGCTGCAATGCCTTAGAAAACAGCATGGTCAAAACACCTGATTTGTACAGCACCAATGCGGGGCAAGGGAAAAGGTCAGAATTGGGTATACCCTATGAAAACCAGAAATCAGGTGAGAAGCATGTTAGAGATGAAGCAAAGCTTGTAAACAGCAATCCTGAAAAGACACAGAATGACTCTGCAGATTTTGTCACTGTAGACATGTTTGAAAACACAAGTGACATACGACTTACCAGCATTCAGCTGAGCAGCACAGACAAAGTGAAAGAATACCACACAAAACAGGAAAACTGTAAATCCCAGAacacaataaatgtatttatgtcaaaAACACAAGATATTACCCTCAAACCCAGCAGTATAAATGAAAAGATGAAGACCACATTGAAGGTTGCCTGCCTTTCCCCTGATATTGAAGACAAGGAAATACCGAACAGTGAAAGCTTATTGCATACAAGTAAAGACATTAAGAAAGATGAGTATCCAGGGCCAGCACAGTTGGaaaacagggaaaataatataaagAACAAATCAAAAACTCCAATGCACAAAGTAAGGGATGTGAGGAAGCTTGTGAAAAACACATATAATTTGTCATTTAAGGTGCCTACTATCCCACCTCAAGAAATATTGCTTCCAGAAGCAGAAGAGACCCCAATGCTGCCTACTTCCCCACCTCCAATTTTAACTGAGTGCAAGGCAGTAAGTAGAAAGGATAAGCTTTGTTTAGAAGACAGCTTTGTTTCTGAGAAACAGGCAGTGACAACTGCAAAGATGACTCCAAAAGCCCTTTCTGATCAAACACGAGGAAATTATTATGTTAATATTAGTCCTAAGGCCTGTGAAACTGAAACTGTCATTCTTGaagacaccaaacaagcacctGACACAACCCATTTCACTGAAACTACCGATGCTAAAGACAAGACTGTAAAATCTTTCAAAAGTGATGAAGACCAGAATTCAGAGGCTAAATCAGAGGCTACTCAGAAGACAGAGCTTAGTGACACCAGTGCCAAACTTCGTAACAAAGAATGTGAAATATCAACACTGCTTTTCGTACAAGACAGATCAAATGAAAATGCTCCAGCAGACTGCCTGCCCAGTAGCAGTAGCCACTCCATCTCcataatcttaaaagagaaaggaTTTCAGGCTGACATTGGTCTCTGTGATGTCACCAGCGAAGAGAGACGCTCCACTCCAAAGCATGTAAACACTTTGGAGGTGCCTTTACAAACATGTGTCTCTGAAGCGACAGACactgaacaagaaaaaaaagaaaccctaATCCAGCCTGACCTCCTGCGACCACCGCAGAATGCAAGTCAAACTGCACCTGAAGATCCCCTTCCAGAAGTGTCGGAAGCCAGCGCagaacaacaagaatatagtcTGAAATGCCCACAGAATTCCACACCACAGTCGGAGAGTTCCAGTGACAAAAAATCAAGTGAGGATCTTCTTTATACTTCAGATGACCCACCCAGTTATGATGAAAGGGAAAGCTTCAGCCCACTTCTTTTACAAGATTTGCCACAGGGGAAATCTGTAATTTACAACCCCACTCTACCCACGTGTACGTGTGCTGCTGAGAGATGTCCTGGCCAGGTGCCACTGCCTAGCCCCTTGAAACCGTCAGATGCTAATGCCCAAGAGGACACTATAACCGTACCACCCCAACAATTGCCAAGACCACAAGTGCAGGACCCTGCCAGGCCTGTGAATTTCCCAGCAGGTTCTCCTCAGGTCAGGCATACAATCCCCGCACCCCCTGCAGCATTTCAACCCCCTCCCCTAGCCAGCTCACATTTTCCATTACAGCTCAGGCCCGAAGACAGACATGCAAGACAACGCCCAGAGAAGAGGGCGACTCATCTCAAATCCCCACAGTTGGGCGGAAACCCTTTCCTGATCCACCCAGCCTCCCCAAAAAGGGTCCTGGAGGCCCGGCCACCATACCCATGCAGCCCAAGTGGATTCATGTCTCCATTTGATGGAGAGTGCAGTGGAGAAAGCCTCCCATATGCAGAGAACGTGGCAAACGCCAATGTGTCCTGCTTCCAGTACAACCAGAGCCCCAGAAAAGTCTTGCTCGACCCtgaaacaggcaaatatttttacaTTGAGGTTCCTGTTCAACCCCTGCGCAAGATGCTGTATGATCCTGAAACGGGCCAGTATGTGGAGGTACTGATACCCCAACAAGCTCTGTCACATGGTGGCTTGTACCAGTCCTCTGCCTCACCCTATTCTTCCTTCATGAACCCAGGAATGTACGGTTCCCCATACATGCCTTATTCAGGGCTGTCAGTAACCACCCACCCACCTTCAGCAGGCAGTCAACCTGACCTCCCAAACCACATGCTGTTTAAGAATAACTCTCCATTCAATGGAGCAGTCAATCAAAACCTCACAAAGCCAGACTCGCAAAGTAATCAGACAGTAGATCACACCTACTTGGAGAGTATGTACTACATTCCAACAGGAATGACAGGAAGCCCTAGCCCTGCACAGCCAGAATTTTATCAGAAGCTTCCCTCTAGCTCAACTGGTGGGGGGAGAAGATCCTAA